In Pristiophorus japonicus isolate sPriJap1 chromosome 2, sPriJap1.hap1, whole genome shotgun sequence, one genomic interval encodes:
- the LOC139229889 gene encoding vasotocin-neurophysin VT-like: MPQLTLPVCLLCLLAFTSACYIQNCPRGGKRSFLDTDLRQCMPCGPDNRGHCFGVNICCGEEIGCYIGTSETLRCQEENYLPSPCEPAGRPCGRNGGKCASSGICCTDETCGTDSTCLENESKWRHPPMERNLTFLDSTATDLLLRLMRLSNRQPAEKNQLI; encoded by the exons ATGCCTCAACTGACTCTTCCAGTTTGCCTGCTCTGCCTCCTCGCCTTCACTTCAGCATGTTACATCCAGAACTGCCCCAGAGGGGGCAAGAGGTCATTCCTCGACACAGACCTCAGGCAG TGCATGCCTTGCGGTCCTGATAACAGAGGCCATTGTTTTGGAGTTAACATCTGCTGCGGGGaggaaattggctgctacattggaACCTCAGAGACATTGAGATGTCAGGAGGAGAATTACCTGCCGTCCCCTTGTGAACCTGCTGGAAGACCCTGTGGTAGAAATGGCGGGAAATGTGCCTCGTCGGGAATCTGCTGCACTGATG AAACGTGTGGCACAGACTCTACATGCCTGGAGAATGAGAGTAAATGGAGACACCCTCCCATGGAAAGAAACTTGACCTTTTTAGACAGTACTGCAACTGACCTCCTTCTGAGACTAATGCGTCTGTCTAACAGGCAGCCTGCAGAGAAGAACCAGCTAATATAA